The region CGTCATCGGCCTCGAGGAACCGTCCACACGACATGCAGACACTGTCCAACCAGCAGGCGTCGTCACCCATCCCCCTCACGGTACCGCGCACCGAGGATGCGGACCACCACGGGCGAGACCATCCGGAACGGTAGATTGAACAGCGGAACTATCAAGCGCACGGCACCGTAGAACCTGGCGTGAAGGGACGACGCTGGACCCCGACGTCCGGATGCACCGCGCGCTCGGCGACGAGAACCGCACCCACCTGATGCGGATCTGCGCGGAACGACCGACCCACTGGACGCGCACGAGCTCGCCCGCCAGCTGGGCCTGCACCTGACGACGGTCCGCGCGCACCTCTCCGTGCTCGTGGACGCGGGACTCGTGGTCTCTCACACCGAGGATCGCACCACGCCGGGCAGGCCGCGCCACCTCTTACCGAGCGGCCACCGGCGGCGTCGTCGCGACCGATCAACGGCTACCGCCTGCTCGCGGAGATGCTGGCAAGCCACCTGACGGCACCAGCGCCGACCCCGGCACGCCATCACGGGACGCGCGTGGGGCCTCATCCAGGGCGCCCTGGAGACGCTCGGAGCGCCGCTGGAGGCACGCGACCTGAACCGTTCGTGGGCCATCGCTGTGCGTCGCCCACGTCACGGCCACAGCGACGGATCCGGCGGCAGCTGACACAGGTCGCCGTCCATCCCGAGAGGCCGGTGCGGATGTCGACCAGCGTCGGTGGTGATTCGTGACCGGACCACCATGCGCGTCATGCACCGACGTTGACACCTCGGCTACGCTTGCGCGGGGGCTGGTCCGCCCGAGCGATGCGGGATGTAGCGATGGCGCCGTCACCCGACTACGTGTACTCCGCCGAATGGAGTCGGATCCTCGAGCACGGGGATCACTTCCTGCCGTACCGCCGGGTGCTGCGCCGGTTGCCGGCGGATCCCCGGTGCGAGTTGTGCCGCGCGCCATTCGCGGGCGTCGGCGGGGCGTTCGTTCGCGCGGTGAAGGGCATCAGGCCCTCGACGCTCAACCCCCGGTTCTGCAACGATTGCGAACTGCTCGGTGACCAGTATCCGGGTGGCGCCGAGGCGGACGTGGCGATGCTGTTCGTCGACATCCGCGGCTCGACGACGCTCGCCGAGGGCTTGACGCCATGGGACTTCTCGACCGTGATCGATCGCTTCTACCGCGCCGCGACGGATGTGCTGGTCGACGCCGGCGCGCTGATCGAGAAGCTGATCGGCGACGAGGTCACGGCGATCTTCGCGCCGGGCTTCGCCGGCAGGCATTACGTCCGCAGGGCGATCGAGGCGGGGGCACGCCTCCTGGAGTTCGGCGACACGGCCGACGACGACCACCTTGGCGTGCCGCTCGGTGTGGGCGTTCATGCAGGCCGCGCGTTCGTCGGTGCCGTCGGATCATCCGGGCGGATGACGACGATCTCGGCGCTCGGCGACATGGTCAACGTGGCCGCGCGCCTGGTCTCGCTGGCGGGGCCGGGCGAGATGCTCGTCAGCGACGGCGCGTACGCTGCGGCGGGCCTCGACGATCACCGCCATCCCGCACGCCGTCTGGAGCTGAAGGGCCGCACGACACCCGTCGGTGTGCGGGTGCTGACGGTCGCGACCTCCGGCTGACACCGTGACGCATGCGGGTGGCACCGGTCAGCGTGCGGGCGGTGCCGGGTGAACCGCATCGCCAAGGCGCTCGGCGTCCGTCCTGGCGACGTGGGGGTGCTGACCTGGCTGGTCGCGCTCTTCGCCGCCACGCAGGCCGGCCACGGCCTCGGCTCGAACACCGGTGACGCGCTGCTGTTCGTTCGGTTCGGCGTCGACGCGCTGCCGCCGATGATCGCCCTGTCGGGCGTCACGATCATGCTCGCAACCGTCGGCTACGCGGCCGCGATGAGCAGAGTGGGACTGGCGCGGCTGCTCCCACCGGTCGCGTGGGCTCTGGCAGTGGTGCTGCTCATCGAGCGGGCCGCCGTCACGACCGGCCGGCCCATGATCTACGCCGTCATCTGGCTGACCGAACAGGTCGTCGTGCTCGTGACGTTCACGATGATGTGGAGTGCGGCCGGCGACGCGTGCGACACGCGGCAGGCCAAGCGCCTGTTCCCGCTGCTGGCCAGCGCGGGTATCACCGGTGGCTTCGTTGGCAACATGCTGACCGGACCGCTGGCCTCGACCATCGGCACGGCCAACCTGCTCGTGGTCCACGCCGTGCTGCTGGTCGGCGTCGGGTTCCTGGTCCGCGAGGTCGCCGCGCGGTTCTTCACGGGCCGGACGACGGCGAAGACCGGCGCGCTCGACGAGCTGCGCGCGGGCCTGCGGGCCACCCATGGGTCTCCGTTGTTCCGCCTGACGGCGGTCGCCGGGTTCAGCTCCTCACTGCTGTTCTTCCTGGTCGTCGTCCCGTTCGCCGAGGTCGTCACGGCCAGCTTCGAAGGCGACGCCGCCGTCGCGGCGTTCCTCGGCTACTTCTCCGCCGCGTCGACCGCGGCCTCCCTCCTCGTGTCGCTCTTCGTGACGAACCGCCTGCTCCGTGGCCTCGGCGTCGTCGGCGCCGTGATGATCGTGCCCGTGGTGTACGGCCTGGGCTTCGCGTTGTGGACCGTGTCGTTCACCCTCACCACGGCAGTGCTGGTGCGCGGGGCGCAGTGGATCGCCGTCAACGCCATCGGCGGCACCGCGTGGCAGGCGTTGTTCAACGTCGTGCGACCACCGGTGCGCGGGCAGGTGATGGCGTTCATCACCGCCGTGCCGACCCAGCTCGGCGTCGTCGCCGCCGGCGTGGCACTGACGCTGGGCATCGCCGATCTGCCGATCCGGTGGTTGTCGCTGCTCGGCGCCGCTGCTGCAGTGGCGACGACCCTGGTCGTGCGCCGGATGCGTCCGGCCTACGTCGGCGATCTGCTCGTCGTGCTGCGCTCCGGCCTGGGTGACGTGTTCAGCGTTGCCTCACGCAGCCCGCGCCACGTCGTCGCCGGACGCGACGCGCTGCGTGCGCTGCACGCGGCGATCACCGACGCGCAGCCCGCACGGCGCCGGATGGCCGTGCAGCTGCTGCGCCTCGTCGACGTGCCACCGCCCGACCTGCTGCTGCAGGCGGCCACCGATGACGATCCTGACGTCCGGGCGCTGGCGATCGACCAGCTGGCGGAGCTCGATGACCCGCGCGCCGGGGCGGCAGTGACGGCGGCCCTTGATGACGCGGACGGGCGGGTGCGGCGTGCCGCCCTGCGGGCCGTCGGCCGATCCAGGCGCGACGACGTCGCAGCGACAACTGCGCTGCACGACCCGGATCCGCTCGTGCGGGCCACGGCCGCGACCGTGGTCCGTGGCGACGACGGTCGGCGGGTCCTGGTCGATCTGCTCGGATCATCGGTGCAGCGCGACATGCTCGCCGCACTCGACGCCGCGACCGAGTGGTCCGAGGCCCCGGTGCGGTCGATCCTCGAGCAGCTGACCGCCGACCAGCGATCGGACGTCCGGCTCCGGGCGGCGACGGCGCTGGCCGCCCGCGCGGACGTCCCAGTGGCGGTGCTGCCACTGCTCGACGATCCGCGGCAGAAGGTGCGCGACGGTGTCGCCGATCTGCTCCGCGGCCGCACCGAGTGCATCGAGGCGCTCACGGCGGTGCTGCGGGAGGGGTCGGAGCGCGCCCAGGTCGCCGCGGTGCGCGCGTTGCGCGACCAGCAGGCCGCCGACGACGCCGTCATCGCCTGGGCAATCGAACGGGCCCGCCGTGCCGAGACCGTGCGCCGCTACCGTGCGGAGCTGCCGTCGGTCATCACCGTGCCGACGCCGAGCCGGACGTACCTCGACCGTGTGCTCGTCCAGCGCGAGTGGCAGGCGTTGCACGGCGTGCTCGCCGCCGTCGAGGGTCTCACCGGCGGCGAGGCGGCGCAGCTGCTGACACGAGGTGTCCGCACCGGTGACCCCCATTTGCGCGCCCAGGCCGTCGAGGCCATCGACAGCCTCGCCGGCCGGCCGCTGACGCAGCGGGTTCTCCCACTGCTCGAGGACGAGCCGGTGGCCGGATCGCCGACCGGCGACATCACGGTGTGGCGCGTGCTCGACGATCCCGACGAGTGGCTGCGCGCCCTGGCCGTACGTGCCGCGGTCGACCAGATGAGCGCGCTACGGTCCCTGGTGTCCGAGCACGCGCGTCGTGACCGCTCGCCACTGGTCGCCGGCGCCCTGGGCGCCGTCGAGGAGGCAACCGTGGCACCGTCCGGTCGGTCCGGCGACCTCATCGACACGATCCTGGCGCTGCAGCAGGTCCCGATGTTCTCAGACCTGCCGCCCGAGGACCTGCACCACGTCGCGGAGCACTGCGTCGAGCGCGCGTACGCGCTGGACGAGGTGATCTACCGCCAGGGTGACCTCGGCGACGAGATGCTCATCGTGACCCGCGGCCGGGTGCGCATCAGCCGCACGGTCGACGGGACGACCGAGGTCCTGCGCCGGTACGGGCCGGGCGACCACGTCGGCGAGCTGTCCCTGTTGCGCGGTCGCCCACGCGTCGCCGACGTGATCGCCGACGCCGGTGGCACGGAGGGCCTGTCGCTGGATGCCACGGCGTTCCGGGCGATCATCGACGACAGGCCCGAGGTCGCGATGGCGATGCTGGCGACCCTCGCCGAGCGCCTCGGTACGAGCTGACGGGGGGCCGGGATGAGCATGCGCCCGTCCGGTGAAGGGAAGCCCACCGCCGCGTGGAGAGCGACCCGTCGGTCAGCTACCGCCTGCTGGGCCGCGCTCCGCGCGGTCGCAGCGACGAGCACAGCACCATCACGGACGTGCTCCGGGTCGCGGGCGTGCTGGCGACCGCGCTGCTGACGCGGCGCCGACGCTGAGCAGGACCACGGCGTCCTCGACGGCGTCGAGCCCGTGCCGCGCCGCGGGGATGGCCACGAGGTCGCCGGGGCCCAGTTCGATGGCGTCCCGCCCACCGGCCGTCAACCGCACGACACCGCTGACCACTTGCAGCGTCGCGGCACCGGGGCTCTCGTGATCGGAGAGGGACTGGCCGGCGAGAAGCGCGAGCAGCGACTGCTTCAGTGGTGTGCCCGCGCCCGGGATCAGCGTCCGCCCTGCTCTTCGGGCCGATGAGGCCTGCGCGGTCTGCAGCAGCTCGGCTGCCGCACGCTGCAGGTTGACCGCCCCGTTCGGCTCTTCGTGCCCGCTCGACGTCTCGCCGACATCTCCCGACATCACGACTCCAGACTGTTCGCAGCACCTGTCTCCTTCATTGTGTGGCATGCCGCAGCTGCTTGCGACGTTGAGCGGGTCCGGCACGCTCGTAGTGACCACTCACAGCAGTGGACACGACAAGCCGAACCTCGGTATAAGAACGAGGCGTGTGGTGAGTACCAGAGCGCCAGGAGACATGGTGAGCGCCCGCATCGGCAACCCAGCGGAGGCAGGCGACCGAGCGGGCTGGGGAGCCCGTGACGCCGTCGCCGGAGCGCTCGCCGCGGGCGTCCTGATCGCGGCGATCTGGGCGGGTTCGCTCGGCTTCCGCTACTTCGACTCGGCACTGGTGGGCTACGCCGTCGCCATCACGGCGCTGACGTTCGCGATCGTGGCACGGTACGCGCGGTGGCTGAGGATGCCCGCCACCCGACGGTACTGGCGCCGTGGCTGGCGACTGTTCGCCTCGTTCGACAACTTCCGGCAGTTGCCCGATCTGCTGCCGCGCGCGATCGGCGGGCAACTTCTAGGACAGGGGTTCATCCGCCGCCGCGGCGTCGTCCGCTGGATCGCCCACCAGTGCCTGTTCTGGGGTGTGATGGGGGCGACGGCCATCACGTTCCCCCTGGTCTTCGGGTGGCTGGTGTTCCTCCTGGAGGCCGGCACGGAGGACATCTACCGCGTGTGGATGTTCGGGCTACCGACATTCACGTTCCACACCGACTCGTTCGTCGGGTGGTCGTTGTTCCACGCGCTCGACTACACGGCCGTCCTGGTCATCGTCGGATGTGCGATCTTCCTGTGGCGGCGGTTCCGTGACCGGGCCGTGGCAGCTGCGCAGCGCCTCGGCTACGACATGGTGCCGCTGCTCATGCTGCTGGTCATCTCGGTCACCGGCCTGCTGCTGACGGCATCGACGGTCTTCTTCGAAGGCGCCTACTACGGGTTCCTCGTGATCCTGCACATGGCTTCGGTGGTCGTGTCGCTGGTGTTCATCCCGTTCGGCAAGTTCTTCCACGTCGTCCAACGGCCCGCGTCCGTCGGGATCCAGCTCTACAGCGAGGTCAATGCGCAAGGCGACCGGCGGCCCTGCGGCCGGTGCGGGCAGCCGCTGGCACCACCGATGTTCGTCGAGGACCTGCAGGCGACGCTCGACGAGCTGGGTCAGGACTACCGGCTGCCGGCCGAGGGCGACGCGGGACACCTCACGGAGCTGTGTCCCCGGTGCAAGCGCGTCGTGCGGGGACAGGCCTACTTCGCCGTCAACGGCGGCAGCTTCGCGTCGCCGAACGCAGACACGGAGGCGGCGCGATGACTCGACGCAGGTTCGCGATGCCCACTCCTCCGGGGGTTGCCGACTTCCACGAGCAGGGCGCGGCGTCGGCCGGTGACTGGGAGACCGACAGGCCCGACGAGCGCTGGGTGCCGACGCACTGCAGCTTCTGTGGCGTGCAGTGCGGGATGTTCCTGCGTGTGGCCGGTGGGGAGGTCATCGGCGTCGAGCCTCGCATGGACACACACAACCGCGGCAAGCTGTGCCCGAAGGGCGTGGCCGCCTACCAGCAGATCGCCCACCCGGACCGTCTCACGCACCCGCTGGTGCGCGACGGTGGCCGGCTGCGACGGGCGGGCTGGGACGAGGCGATGGATCGTGTCGTCACCGGCATCCGCCGCATCCAGGAGGAGTCTGGCCCGGATGCTGTGGCGACCTACGGCGGGGCCTCGATGACGACCGAGAAGACCTACCTGCTCGGCAAGTTCGCACGCATCGGACTGGGCACGAAGCACACCGACTACAACGGTCGCATGTGCATGGTGTCGGCCGGCGCCGCCAACATGTCCGCCTTCGGTATCGATCGCACCGCGAACCCGATCAGCGACGTGGCCGACGCGGACGTGGCGCTGCTGATCGGCGCCAACGTGCCCGAGACGTTCCCGATCTTCATCCGTCACTTCTGGACGCTGATCGATCGGGGCGGCACGCTCATCTGCGTCGACCCGCGCGAGACCACACTGGCACGTGTGGCGCAGTTGCACCTGCCGGTTCGCCCCGGGACGGACGGGGCACTGCTCAACGCGATGCTCCACGTGATCGTCGCGGAGGACCTCGTCGACCATGCGTTCGTCGAGGCGCACACCGTGGGGTTCGACGACGCGGCCGCAGCGGTTGCCGACTGGACACCGGGCCGCGCATCGGTGGTCTGCGGCGTGCCCACCTCCCACATCGTCACAGCGGCGCGGCTGTACGGCCGGGCCGACAAGGCGATGATCAACCACGCGCGCGGCCTGGAGCACCAGGTCATGGGCACGCGCAACGTCCAGGCCGCCATCAACCTGTGCCTGGCGACGGGCAACCTCGGCCGGCCGGGCGCCGGCTACGGCACCATCACCGGCCAGGGCAACGGGCAGGGCGGCAGGGAGCACGGCCAGAAGTGCGATCAGCTGCCGGGCCAACGCAAGTTCGACGATCCGGGCGCGATCGAGCACACGGCGCAGGTCTGGGGTGTCGAACCGAAGGAGATCCCGGAGAAGGGCGTGCCGATCTTCGCCCAGCTGGACCTCATGGAGGCAGGCACGATCCGCGGCGTCCTCAACTTCTGCTCCAACCCGATCGTGTCGTGGCCGAACCATGCGCGCACGCACAAGATCCTCGAGGGCCTCGACCTGTACGTGGTCAGCGACCTGTTCCTGTCGGAGTCGGCGCTACTCGCCGACGTCGTTCTTCCCAGCGCGGCGTGGGCCGAGAGCGAGGGCGTCATCGCCAACAGCGACGCGCGGGTGCTCAAGATCAACAAGGCCGTGGACCCACCCGGCGAGGCCCGCACCGACATCGAGATCATCTGCGACATC is a window of Euzebyales bacterium DNA encoding:
- a CDS encoding cupin domain-containing protein, which encodes MSGDVGETSSGHEEPNGAVNLQRAAAELLQTAQASSARRAGRTLIPGAGTPLKQSLLALLAGQSLSDHESPGAATLQVVSGVVRLTAGGRDAIELGPGDLVAIPAARHGLDAVEDAVVLLSVGAASAARSPARPRPGARP
- a CDS encoding adenylate/guanylate cyclase domain-containing protein; the protein is MAPSPDYVYSAEWSRILEHGDHFLPYRRVLRRLPADPRCELCRAPFAGVGGAFVRAVKGIRPSTLNPRFCNDCELLGDQYPGGAEADVAMLFVDIRGSTTLAEGLTPWDFSTVIDRFYRAATDVLVDAGALIEKLIGDEVTAIFAPGFAGRHYVRRAIEAGARLLEFGDTADDDHLGVPLGVGVHAGRAFVGAVGSSGRMTTISALGDMVNVAARLVSLAGPGEMLVSDGAYAAAGLDDHRHPARRLELKGRTTPVGVRVLTVATSG
- a CDS encoding molybdopterin-dependent oxidoreductase, with product MPTPPGVADFHEQGAASAGDWETDRPDERWVPTHCSFCGVQCGMFLRVAGGEVIGVEPRMDTHNRGKLCPKGVAAYQQIAHPDRLTHPLVRDGGRLRRAGWDEAMDRVVTGIRRIQEESGPDAVATYGGASMTTEKTYLLGKFARIGLGTKHTDYNGRMCMVSAGAANMSAFGIDRTANPISDVADADVALLIGANVPETFPIFIRHFWTLIDRGGTLICVDPRETTLARVAQLHLPVRPGTDGALLNAMLHVIVAEDLVDHAFVEAHTVGFDDAAAAVADWTPGRASVVCGVPTSHIVTAARLYGRADKAMINHARGLEHQVMGTRNVQAAINLCLATGNLGRPGAGYGTITGQGNGQGGREHGQKCDQLPGQRKFDDPGAIEHTAQVWGVEPKEIPEKGVPIFAQLDLMEAGTIRGVLNFCSNPIVSWPNHARTHKILEGLDLYVVSDLFLSESALLADVVLPSAAWAESEGVIANSDARVLKINKAVDPPGEARTDIEIICDIAHRLGRGPMPARRRCSTSCGTPRVGAAPTTSASPTIGSTTRPASPGPVRGRTTRARRACSRTCASPSPTAERASTRSPTSHPPRNPTTSTRTG
- a CDS encoding cyclic nucleotide-binding domain-containing protein, yielding MNRIAKALGVRPGDVGVLTWLVALFAATQAGHGLGSNTGDALLFVRFGVDALPPMIALSGVTIMLATVGYAAAMSRVGLARLLPPVAWALAVVLLIERAAVTTGRPMIYAVIWLTEQVVVLVTFTMMWSAAGDACDTRQAKRLFPLLASAGITGGFVGNMLTGPLASTIGTANLLVVHAVLLVGVGFLVREVAARFFTGRTTAKTGALDELRAGLRATHGSPLFRLTAVAGFSSSLLFFLVVVPFAEVVTASFEGDAAVAAFLGYFSAASTAASLLVSLFVTNRLLRGLGVVGAVMIVPVVYGLGFALWTVSFTLTTAVLVRGAQWIAVNAIGGTAWQALFNVVRPPVRGQVMAFITAVPTQLGVVAAGVALTLGIADLPIRWLSLLGAAAAVATTLVVRRMRPAYVGDLLVVLRSGLGDVFSVASRSPRHVVAGRDALRALHAAITDAQPARRRMAVQLLRLVDVPPPDLLLQAATDDDPDVRALAIDQLAELDDPRAGAAVTAALDDADGRVRRAALRAVGRSRRDDVAATTALHDPDPLVRATAATVVRGDDGRRVLVDLLGSSVQRDMLAALDAATEWSEAPVRSILEQLTADQRSDVRLRAATALAARADVPVAVLPLLDDPRQKVRDGVADLLRGRTECIEALTAVLREGSERAQVAAVRALRDQQAADDAVIAWAIERARRAETVRRYRAELPSVITVPTPSRTYLDRVLVQREWQALHGVLAAVEGLTGGEAAQLLTRGVRTGDPHLRAQAVEAIDSLAGRPLTQRVLPLLEDEPVAGSPTGDITVWRVLDDPDEWLRALAVRAAVDQMSALRSLVSEHARRDRSPLVAGALGAVEEATVAPSGRSGDLIDTILALQQVPMFSDLPPEDLHHVAEHCVERAYALDEVIYRQGDLGDEMLIVTRGRVRISRTVDGTTEVLRRYGPGDHVGELSLLRGRPRVADVIADAGGTEGLSLDATAFRAIIDDRPEVAMAMLATLAERLGTS